The Anopheles gambiae chromosome 2, idAnoGambNW_F1_1, whole genome shotgun sequence genomic sequence tgggaaGGGGAAAGGGGAAGGGAGGAAAGCGAGCATAAAACGAAACCCCCCTCATCCAACAGTTTGCATACATACACTCCTGACACACTACCTCCGTGCCGCGAGTGTTCGTTTCCTCGTTCCTCTGCTCTAACAACAAATCCAGTGATTTATGGTTTTCGGTACGTTTTCGGTGATAACGGGGAAACCCATCCGCTCCATCCTTTCGATAGCTTTGTTACCCTCCGACGTATATCATACGCGGCAtatctctctctatgtgtgtgtgtgtgtgtgatattgTGTTTGGTAACATAAAATCCGCTAAGCTAGCGGGGTTCGTTTGGTTTGATGCACAcactttttcgtttttcgacCCCACCCCAGCGGCCGGTGACGGTGCTCTGCCGAAAAACGCATGTTCCACCTTTACTGGTACCGGTTCCGTGGTGCACGCACACGCTTAAGCAGGCCACGAAAACTGCGGGTCGCCATGCCAcggttgtgcttttttcttcttctttactCCTGCCACTGATGACACCCAGAGTAGCTACTGCTGGATGCGACGGCATGGCGTGTGTTTAAGTGATTTTGATTTAAGTGATACGTTGACATGTGACAGGGGCCGGGCCGTGTCGGCACATCTCAACGACGCGACGTGCACGACTTCCATGATGAGGAGAGCATAACGCATCAGCCAGGGAGCTTGGGTGGCTTTTTACTGCTCTGTTGAGGGGCGGGGTTGGGGTGGTGCAACACTGTGATTTGTCCTTGATCCCGGCAGACAAGCACGTGCGTTGTTTGGGGTGGGTTCGGTTGCGTTCTAGAGGGAACTATTACACCCCTCTTGGAtgggttttgctttttttttgttttctagcACGCTTAAGTGAAATTTGAGGTGTCTTTCAAGGTATAGAAAATTGGAtgttaatatttaattaagtTTGAGAAGTACAGCACAATAGCGCACTTCGCACCCGACAGCACGTGTCAGCAGCTCATCCGCAGCTTTCAAGCACATAAATCTTAGCTAGCTCATATTCTCGCCTACTCCTGGACCGTTGCCAACAGTAAGAGCTACCCCCTACCCGGTAAAAGTATTCTTCCCAAACCTGACCTGATCCACATTGTAGgtctgaatgtgtgtgtgtgtgtgtgtgtgtgtgtgtgtgtgtgtgtgtcgctgcTACAGCATTGCAAACGCATTGTTTCCAGAAGCGACAGAAGAGCTGGAGGACAATCCAACCGCGCCACAGCGAAGATGCACGGATCAAACAGAATCTTAACACTGCAAACGGAAAATGCCATTTAACGTTTCGCTGCAAGTGCACGGAATGGTTGAAACGCTTGCCCTCCCATCGCGCTTACCACCCGCTGCATCGATGCAACAACGGCTGCTGGAAATAGTTTCGCTTCCGACATGTCAGACAGAAGGAGGAGTGCACCGAGGAGTGGCAGCCGAAGGCGGCGCAGTGAGCGCGTTAATTTCTGTTTCACAAGAAATGGAAATAATGCTGCAAATCTGGTTCAAATTGCAGCGTGTCAAAACTTAATTACGCGCTCTGAACGCAGGGGACGGCCGTCGTACTGGAGAGGTTTTCGTTTTTGCACTGTGGAGAGATGTAGTGATACATCGTAGTGCTAGCGCGTAGCCGGAGCCTGTCAGCCATGAAAATCTGGTACGCAGTGCAGGAAACAAGCAGAAAAGAAGCGCTGTTTATTAGTAAACAGTTGCATCTGGCAGGTGACAGGTTGACAGGTTGGCCTAGGTAGCAAGCAGTAAAGCAGTAAAAGCACAATCGAATTATAAGACCGTCTTAAGACTACATCAAACAAGATCTCGCTTTTTGCATAGTTTTACAAAAGTTTGCGTAAAAAATAGATTGCTCTTCCTGTATGAGAAAGtattattttgttgaaatagAGGTAGCTCTCCGTAGCTATCTTCTTTCAAGtaaagcttttcttttgcatccTCATTCAGTTACAGGAGTTTGGCGTTTAAGGACGCTCTTAAGACTTGCGAAGACGCAAAGTAACCAATAACATCCATTAAGGGTTTTATTTGCTTGCCAAACTAAACTAAATCCATTTGAAATTGTTGAGTTGAATGAGAAAGACCAAAAAACATCGCCTCCCGGTGCGGATTCGTTGTAAAAATATCGGGTAAAGCAAAACGAGTCCAACGAGGCTACGCGAAACGCTTGCAGAGTCAGGAAGTCGAAAAGCACTCAACAataacacactcacacacatatataaacCGGACTGAgtacgaaaaaaataatggaacCACCTTCCCCCAAAAGCGGACGATCAATTTGTAGCAATGAAACGTTCCCAATTACGGGCTACGTGCGAGAGAGTTAGCCAACGCGTTTGGGAATGCGATTTGCTTTCTTCCGGTGATGGTTTCTACTACGCGGTTTTACTATTGAAAGGACGTTTTTGTGCACGGGGACTTACTTTCGCTCCGTCAAAGGACCAaggatgtgtgcgtgtgtgtatgagtaaGTGGATTTGCGATTCAATTTCCAAAACAACTGGAAGCACAGTGAGGATGTGAGGATCGTTACTGCAGGCCAGGCGGCGTCGTATGCCGGCTTCTATTCTGTCGCGTCAATTCATCACACAAAGCTGTCAAAAGTTAGGATAAAAGTCGTAGAATAGAGTAGACTGTAGACTCACCAGAGCACAATTGTACAAATTAATCTAACCGAAACGGAAGATTAATTACATTAATTGGGAAACAGTTTTTAAATGAAGGAAAGTTTGATTCCATGGCCGTGCAGCTCGATGCATTGTTCGTGGAATACAAAcgagtttttgtgtgtatgctaGTAGCACTTACTTAATGGAACGATAACTTCCAACCCTCGCGTAGTTCTGCAAACATAACTGTAAACCCATAGAATCTACTCAGCTAATACTGTTTCAATAACtgaatgtttttcttctcttctcttctcttctcttctcaTTCCGTTCTCATCCGGCTCCGGTTCCAGTGGTCAGTGGCGTCGGGATAGACATAATGGTTCATGGTTACACTGCAGGTGTTTATATAATGTAAGTTGCTTCCAACCCCGTTCTCCCAATGAACCATCCCGGATATTGTGGATGAAAATCCTTCCGCTACCTTTTTGCCATGCACTCCCTTAGGAACAGGATCAACGTAACGCAGCATATCACGACCGATTGTTAAGTTTATCTTGctaccgaagataccgagcgagTGCTCCGAGGCGAGTTTTCATAGCTGCCCGTACCAACCAACTGTTCGACTACCATTATCCCAGCTTCGCATTTGCCCAGCTGCATGTGATGCAAGTTTTTAAAACCCAGTAACTCCCAACTCCCGTTCCCCCTGCTCTTTCCTGTTCCGGATTTCTATTGACAGTTACCCACCGCCCTATCTCCCATTGTCGGTAGATTTTGGTCAACACTGTAATTGCTTTCTAACCGATAGGtttcagagaaagagagtgtgagGACGAGaaagtgtgagagagagagagagagagagtgagcacGTTCAAGGTCTAACTTGGAAAGGTAATTGCAGTATCCCCTCAAAAAACCCTCGCACATGAGGCATTCCCGTAATTGTTTCCCGTTGTTCCCGCTCGTACACCTGGCCCGCTGGGTGCGTTCTTGGACCTTGGACTGCTGAGGATAATCCTGAGAATGCACAAATGCCGGTGCAACTTCGAGGCAACACGATAGTATTCACAACGATCCCCGGtgggaggtgtgtgtgtgtgtccactCCAGCGTTCTCTCATCACTAGAGTTGTGTATCGTGTGTTGTAAGTGTGGATACTCAGCAACTCTGCAAACCACCGGTGCCCGATTCTGCCAGGTGGATGCTAGGTGGTGGCAGAATTTGCGAGCCTGGGCCGAACCGAGCGTTGTTAAGCCGTTTCGCACGTTTTGCGATAAGCGCTGCTAATGTTGCCGGCAACACTTTCCAGACCATATTTTAATGCCGTTATCGATttggggatgtttttttttgttaaaaggGGAAAAGTGTTTGCATTATGATGCTGATGGGAAACATTATAGCAAACACTTTGCAGGTGGAGAGGCATATGgttcaatattttgtgttaCATCGTAACTCTATTGGTTGTGTTAACTTTTGAAACGAAGAATTTTTCGCAGAATCGGTAGTTTATAGCAAAAAGCATACACAAAATATGCCGAATATCGGTTGCTTACATGAAACTCTTAACAaatttgtaatgtttttttctaaGAGTTTCAGAAATAGATTTCGAAAAAAAGACTATTAGAAAAATAGAttccaaacgaaaaaaaacatagattTAGATACCTTAATTAGATATTATGTTCCCGTGTTACACGATTAGATACTGTAAATGTTgcgattttaaatcaaaatacatttacagggtttcacactttatctcaagaccgcgggaccccttcccgaatctgtcttagccaaagccaagattgcggtatgatgcttgaaatcgttgatgatacctgaaaacgttgatgatacctgaattcatcggatgcaatgctgaatctgcggcacatttctcgaaacacactggtccgcgccgaggacatgcggtcgaatatttttttacacggataacctttgtgtacatcagtctattagaaacactcaattatccttttcgtttgtttaccaaaaaagacaatttaataaaatgagtgaatgcatatttgtttaattaaaatatttacaagtgttaagAAAGTAGTTTAAACTGTTTAAATCATCTTTTctggtaaaaacacgaaaaaataattcactgttttcagtacactgatgtacacaaaggttatccgtgtaaaaaaatatttgaccgcatgtcctcgacgcggaccagtgtgtttcgagaaatgtgccgcagattcagcattgcatccgatgaattcaggtatcatcaacgttttcaagcatcataccgcagtcttggctttgactaagacagattcgggaaggggtcccgcggtcttgagataaagtgtgaaaccctgtaatatgtTGATCAAACTCGGGGATTTTTCCGGCGATCCCTACAGGAAATTTGtatattttcatgtttttaataattgaaaacaatCAGTAAAAATACAATTTGCTCTGTTAActgttgaaaattgaaataaaaggcATAATTTGATAGCAGATCCTGTACATGTGATAGCATTAGTACAATGAGTTGCTCTGATGGCCTGTTAGTATACGAGACAGTTCTCACACGGCAGCGTGTGATTCAATTCTCATTTGAGGCATGTCTTATTAAAAAAGGTCTGCCTGCCTTTTTAATCCCTACTGTTGGAGAGTTGAATTCATAAAGAGTATGAGGTCCACTCAACAGTGATCAATGATCTATAAAATGATTCATAAGCAATTAAGAAGTAAAAGCAGAAGAAGTAGTGTTAGCAGTCGCCAGTGTTGTCTTCTTCAATACATGTCATTTTTAAATGCTAATCAATTTCACATGCTTCTATCATGTTCTTGGTTCATTTTGTGTAGCGTTAGACTGTACCTTGTTTGTGTTATGATATTGTAATCCACTTTGCTTGAATTGAATCTAAAACAATGAACAATAGATCaccaatacattttattttgaaaagtacgcaagctgcagctgctgcagtgcGATGCAGTCTCTATGCACCAGTAACTGCATTTTCTATGCatcattaattaattatcaaaGCTTACACGTACACATTCCGACACTTCCTACGTACATACACGTCACTCCCTGCATTTGGCCCTTTCCTCCCTCGAACCTCGGGAGGCATATGAAGCAAAATACCTCTCTTAATTACACTCCCCATAGCATGGGGCAGGATTTTCTATTGTGCTTACAGGGGAAGGGAGaagaaaataacacacaccACAGCTTAATCACCGTAATGAAATTGACCCcgtaaagtaaaaaaaagacgaaccaGAACCTAAACattctctcacactctcttaTGCACACTGTACACGCGTAAGTTCCTCGCTTGGCTACTTGTTTTCGTGCTGCACACGGCAATTCTTCATCATCTCCAACGGTACCGTCCGCTGCAGAAGCTGCGTTCAGCGCTAGAACACTGCCACGAAAAACACATCACAGTCTCCAGACAAACCCCGCGTTTCTTTCAGTGAAGCTTCCTTAAGATTGTAGTACCCTCTTGGGCGGCAGTAACAAACCCCGATCTATTCATTACAATTCTATTATTTCCCCGAGAACCTGCCAAAGGggagcgcgcacacacacacgcgcgcgcgagccGGCAACGCGGAACCATGCTTCCGGTGTCTCttcggtggttttgttttgcaagccCCCGCTTTTGGCGTACTGTACACCTTTCCTTCCCCTTCTTTACCCCTTGTTCAGCACTCCTCCTCCCCCTGCTTTCTATTTATTCTATTGCAGCATcattgtaatgtttttttttgtctttctccctctatttTGTGCATTTCTCGTTTCAGAGTTGCCTCCGTAGTTATATTCTTACTGGAAATCAAATGGCTCTTCACACTGTTCATAGTGCTCTGTACAAAGTaagttttgcaaacaaacaaaaagcggGGTAGTGGTAAGATGGAAGAGCAGAGGATGGCTGGGTGATCTTGCACTGGTTTCTCATGCGAAAGTTTAAAGAACCAGCCGTCCAGCAGATGGGACTTTGGACAGCGAGCAGGAGAGTTTATAAAGAGGTGCGGGATGGCTGGGACATACCCACCCCTCCATTTGTGCTAACCTGTCCGGCCCGAAAGCGCCGTTTCATTTCAAAGCAgtgaaccaaaacaaacacaccataAACGGAGAAATAGAAAAAGCGAATAGCACTGCATGCAAcggattgttgtttttttttcttcttctccggGATAGAAGTTTTACCGGCGGAAGTGTCCTTGCCCGTTTCCGCTAGACGAGGCTAGACGTGGACGGAGACGATTtcttttgagtgtttttttatcgaCCAAGTTGTTGAGTTGATGTGtatatgaaaacaaaacaggcgACTTTAAAAAGAAGCTATAATAATTATCACTCGTTTTGTGCTTATGTGGAGGAGGAAGATAGAGAAAGTAAGCGATGTTTTTTCTCAATGAAGTTGAGTGTGTActactgttttcattattatttggAACAACAAATTGTAACGAATTAGGAGAAACTCTTCGTATGAGTAAATCGTTTTATTCTGTGAATAAACGAGCACATTTCCAAACGGGATTTGAACGCATGTCGTGAGGTGTGCAATGATGTTGCAACTAGTCAACTTAACGATAGCACTACGGAGCCGATCACAGTTGCTGGTGTTAGATGATCACAAAAAGCCAGCTGTCGCCTGCTTCGTTTTACCCAATCGCCGTATATTCCCATTAGTTATTAGTGTATCGAAATGAATTCCAAACTCTCCAGCATAACTTATGGCCAATAATAATTGAAAAGTACGCACCTGAAATCAATCATTCTGGTGCTAGGATCGTACCTTCGGTTTTGGTGCATCGTAATGCTGCAAtgcaacacagcaaaacaatagcCATTTAGTAGTGTCCATTATTCCACCAGCACACCATTTATTCCAACTCCATTGTGTGTAGTGCAAAGCATGGATGTGTATCCTTCCACTAAATTTAACATAACATTAAATCTGCTCACTCAACTCATCTCTTTTACATGCGGCGCACCTACCGTCCAGGTACGTATGTGTTATGTTGCCTGCCTGTGTTCGAAGCTTTTTCGTAAATCATCCCATCCCTGACTCATCCTCTGCCTCTTCAAAAGGGGTTCAACCCAAGGCAGAGCAGGTTTTACACTTTACTGTTTTGCTGCCGCTTGGTTGTCCCCATGCTCTCTCCCCCGCGGTACGGGCACAATTCGACAACGCGTGCCACCGAACGCACCAAGAGGCATAAAACTGCATAAACAATGTGCACTTACTGTTATTGTGTGTGCACACCAGGAATGCTCGCTTCATGCAGCGGTGATACTAGCGTTTTTGGCCAGCCGACCGTGCTCCTTTCCGTGCTtcgcacagcaaaacaaaggtCACACCAAAAACGCTCGATCGAAAGGGTGGCTTTGGGGACGGAGTTTGTCTTACTCTTTCCGCATGCTTTGGGAAAGGTTCCTCGGGCGTGCAACGAATTTTCGGCACGGCACGGTATCTATCTATCACGTCATGAATGGATCCGGACGCTCTGGGAAGTTTCGCGGGTAGTTAGTAGGGGAAGATTTCATACCGCTATCCCTGCAAGTGGCACCGACATAGCAGGGAGTGGGGGTTGGGAGGGATCGTAAATATCATAATCCTTTCATGAACGAACGGGCACATTGGCACATAGCGAATGTGGATGGAAGAGGAGGAGATCGTGGGTGGTTTTGTAGTTTCCCACCCCCAATGCAGTCACTTATTATACACGCCACCGTACAAAACTCCCTCCGTCAAGCGCATATTGTTTTCACCTTCAAAGACTTTCGAGGGAGAAAATCCTTTGCTACCATTTCGCCTCCCCGAAACCTGATGCCGTGTGTGGTAAATTGTGCTCGTTAATGGCATCGAAAACACTTGACACTGAATAGAGACACACCACGTTAAGTACTAGCTTTGGAAGGGAATTTTCTAACCGTGACAACCTTTTCCCTTGAACATTTTTGGGGTGGTGGTAGCCTGTGAAAGGTTAAACCGAATTCATCTGTTTCTTTAATGACTTTCTAAACAGTTGGCCAATTTTAATAcaagtgttttgtttacttttagcgacacaaaaacaatcacaaccGGAGAGGGTTAAAACCACGATTCAAATTTTATTCTATCCTTCAACGCCCGAGCACGCCGAGCAGGAAGCAGTATGGTTGCAGGGGATGGTGTTACGTGGGCCCGCTCGACTTACCCAACCAAACTCGTCCTTCCTTTTTGATCCCTATTCGTTTGTGATATGTTCCCTACTTTCGGTGGTCTGTGTCCATCAAATTTACACATGACCGCTTCCGGACAAAAAAGGACAACCAGCCGAAACGGCCGGAAACGGAGCAAGCATCCCTCGTCGCCGCCCCAATCAAAGCGGAAAAGCGTGTGACGGCCGACCACACACACGAGTCTCCCTCGAAACTTGCGGTAAAGCGAATTAGGgcgtttgtatgtgttggCAAACAATGGAGAGAATAGGGAAAAGCTCTACTTCGCACTCCAATAGTTTCCCGAGTCCCCAAAACATATTATCACCAAGTTGTTGTAGGGATAGTTTTCTCCCGCTACAGTTGTGAGCTATTTTtggataaataatttaaaaaagacgGATCTATGCACACTGCTCCCGGTTCGGTTATAACAACAATGTTTGATGAAATGGGGCCAATTTTAGGCAGAgcttttaaatcattttaaattggGGCTACACAATTGGTGAGGCAGTAATTTATGGTCACATAAATACCGATGCCACCGCGGTAATTCCCTTCTCCAATAGGGAGAAACCCCTTTTGGAGGTCATCCATAAGAAACGTAACAACTTGAAATATTGTAAGAATTTTAGTTAATTTAACTCGATTTCAAGGATTCACAAAATATTTCCAGGAGAATATGTTAATTCCAAGGTTTAGGAAAAGGTattgacaaaaaaataattatcagCTGTCCCTCCAATCTATATGGGGCACATAAGGAGAAACTGAAGCTAAAACATTATCTGAAGTGAAACTGAACCTAACTGAACCGGTTCCAGGATTAATATCCAACTCATGGGATATGCCGGTATTCATCCCATAATGAACCTAAAACAGTTCCTTAGCTCAAACTATTGCTATAACTGATCCTCAACCTTTACCGGTCCAGTAACTCATCCTAAACCCATACCGTTTCAGGAACTGATTCCGAACCCGTACCGCTCCAACAAGCTTCGAACCCATACTGTACTCAAGAACTGTTTCCAAACACACGGATGTCCTGAAACTGCTCCTATTTTATCGCAGTCTAAAACTTGTACCAGTATCTTGCTCGGTGTTAGAATGTGTTGTTAGTGTTAGAATGTGTtgctcttttcttcttcttctatttggcgtaaacgtcctatgcggacatgccggctgacattacaggctttcgagacatTATTTCAGTACCATGCAGCAACTGCTACGGAGGGACGGTctattctaggcttgaacccatgacgggcatgttattaagtcgttcaAATTGACGACTggaccacgggaccgccccaatGTATAAACGTGACATAATTCATGGATGACCCCTATTTCTGCCTTCGCTGTACATTACGGCCCCGCTGGTGCTACGGCCCACGTAAATGTCCACCGCACCATAATAGTCATTATTTCAGCACCGTGGTCGATAATCAAATAATTATAAGCAATTACTTGTGCTGGCACTCCTCTTTAAGCTGTTTGCTCAATTTCACGTGAACGCAAATCGTGAAAAGAATCAAATTAATCTATTGCAATAAGCAAATGTCGACAATCATCGGTGCCAATGCTGTTCGAATGCAACCATTTTAATGAGTTTTTTCTCTAATGAGTATGCAGAGTACGATAAGAATAATTGGGGTGTATATGTTTCCGGTCGTCCCTTTCATTCTCACTCACACATTATTGTTCGTATTAATGCCATGCTTTCTTCCCCGTTTTCCGTTCTAGCAATGACTACTCGTCCGGATGCTACCGGTGCTGGAGCGTCTGCCGGTACTGTGGCGGTTGGCATCTGACCTTTCCGTACGTGGCCTTAGGTATCGCGCTCATCGTGTGGCCCCATCGGCTCTGGCTGAGCCACGTGGCAGGTGGGCTGCTGATAGGGCTGGCCATGCTGCGGTTGCTCACTGTGTGCAAGTTTCGACCGCACGGCAAAGACGACGAGCTGCTGAACCATTGCGATGAGCACGCTGACAAGTGAGTATTGTTTTAAAGGAGAGGATAGTGGGGGGTGGCGTCCCTCCAACCTACAGCGGACGGTTGATGTGTTACATTGTGTAGCTACCCAACATCGTAGTTCTTGTTTCAAGGAACTAAAGGCAAAACTTTTACCCTTCACGCAAGACACACGTGCCCCCGCACGTTCAATCAGCGCGTGTTCGACCGTAACCCAACCGACGCACCTATCCCGATAAACGCAACACATGGGCCGGGGGGGCGGAAGGCATC encodes the following:
- the LOC5666967 gene encoding uncharacterized protein LOC5666967 isoform X1 is translated as MDGRNRRRQFGGPCHCLRPLIRLWGVVTAIVVSGVGIDIMVHGYTAGVYIIVASVVIFLLEIKWLFTLFIVLCTNNDYSSGCYRCWSVCRYCGGWHLTFPYVALGIALIVWPHRLWLSHVAGGLLIGLAMLRLLTVCKFRPHGKDDELLNHCDEHADKYDNLSDVLVDNSMPEPGHSLEGTNGSSQGAHDDGDDDDDDDVAINGDGGM
- the LOC5666967 gene encoding uncharacterized protein LOC5666967 isoform X2; translated protein: MVHGYTAGVYIIVASVVIFLLEIKWLFTLFIVLCTNNDYSSGCYRCWSVCRYCGGWHLTFPYVALGIALIVWPHRLWLSHVAGGLLIGLAMLRLLTVCKFRPHGKDDELLNHCDEHADKYDNLSDVLVDNSMPEPGHSLEGTNGSSQGAHDDGDDDDDDDVAINGDGGM